One Siniperca chuatsi isolate FFG_IHB_CAS linkage group LG1, ASM2008510v1, whole genome shotgun sequence genomic window, aattacttaaatgactCATCATTTAACcaactaataatttcagcactaCATGTCCAAGTTGTCATTTGTTCCATGTCAAccactatatttactgtaccAATTACACAAACAGATAATATATTGGGAACCGGTTATAATGCTGTGTTAACGTCAGGTCGAAGTTACTGTATTACCATTTTCCGACTTGTAAATACTGTTAGTCAACATCCAAGTTGCAATTACAAGCaggaaaatctgatttttatgACAACTCAGATATATCCAAGTTAATCCTAAATGAAGTGCAtgaaaaagcaaacacacaagaaTGCCTCATGTCAGCTGAAGTCTGTGTTTAAGCTAATTTAATGCAAATTCAATGGATACACAGTAGTGCTATATTGACCATGTACAgtagtttttaattttctaaCACCAACTCTGCAATCAATGTTTTGAGTCTATGCTCAGAACCTTTAAACATGGGAGTCTTTCCCATCGCTAAATACTACTTGACATGGACACAGCATCAGTACCTGCATGTTGTCTTACTGTGTCTGTACGTCTGTAATGCTTCATTatgatatttacatatttattcatGTCATGGCTTTAAAGCTATTTGAGGCCGCATATCTCAAAGTGTATGGGAGGAAAGTTTGAAAAGGATAAAGTTATGTTCAGTAAATGCCAAAGCTCAGTTTAGCCACTGGgaggacatttttcactgttattttttatatttatggcaGAAATGTATAGGTAGATTATGAACTAATTGTATCCTGAAGATGTTTTGTTGATACTGGGATGGTCCTAGCCAATAAGACTTATCTTGAAAGAATGGAGATGCGTTTGTCCGTCTGCTTTAAAACTACTTGCTATAATAGAACTGTCTCTGATGAAAAGTTCAACAAGATTTGGTGAGCATTTTAAGAGGTCTGGATAAAGACCTGAAACCCAATAATCAATGTGACAGAACACTGACTTACTGCATCTTACTTTTTTCTGTAGGGACAGTGATTATCAACGGCGATATGTCAGTAATTTGTGGGCTGTctggctttttgtttgtttttgttgggcGAAGGTAGATGCACTTTGAAGCCTGAAGCCAAAGGCAATTTtccattctcaattgtggacaATGAAGTTGACTCTTAAATACAAATATGACTCTTAAACCTACCTGGTGCTAAAGATTTATGTCTGGATTTGTGTCTGGATGAGGAGTCCAGTGTACTGCTCTCCATGCGGACGTTGCCGCTGCTACGAGAGGCGGGGCTGTGCCCGGATCGATCACTGTGACGAGCAGAGGGGCTGCCAGGTGGCCCCGGAGGACCTGAGGGGGCGTTGAGGTCTAAACAGCTGGCAGGGAAGAAACGGGCACCGGGTCCCACCCCTGCTGTTGCATTAGAATTTGGGTCATCTGGGTGGAGTCGACCATCGCTGAGGTTCCCTACAGATTTGGCATCACTCAGTGCGCTGTGGCTCTTGGACAGGCTGAGATAAGAGGCTGAACTCTTAGAAGAGGAGGACATGGAGCCGTGGGCAGAGTCAGCCATGTTGTGGGCATGTCGGCCATGTTGTTTCTCTGCTCCAGACTGCAGTGTGTTGGTCTTGCCTTCCAGAAAGGTATGGCGGctggcctgctgctgctgctgctgctgctgctgctgctgctgctgctgctgctgagagcgAGAGGAGCTGGGTTTGCTGTGGCCGTACTTGGCCCCGTGGTCCGGCAGCTTTGGGGAGGGTCCCAAGCTGAAATCAAACTCTGTCTTGCCTTTGGCTTCTTTGGGACTGAGGAGGTGTGGCAGGTTGTTGTTCGCCAGGTCTTTGTTGGATGAGGCAGAACGATTGAGGGTCTGGGACATGTACTGGCCCTTTGGGTGGAGTGTAGGACTTAAACTGGACGGGGGCGGTTTGTTACCATTAAGGAAACTCTTGTTGCTGAGGTGATGGAGGTCGCCATGGCGAGGGAGGCTGGAACATTCTTTGCTGTTGGAGCGACGGCTCGTGCTCTTAGTGTGACTCCTGGTGGGGCAGATAAGGGAGTGTTTGTCAATACACTCGCACCATATTAAGCTTCATGTTAAAGTCCTAATCTTTTTGGATGGAaactctctctactctctctatTCCACTCTCTTGGTTAGAAGTTAGAATTCATCTATCCTTGGATGGGAAATCTTCTCTCAGGAAACAATGCTTGTGTCAAGAAGCAATGACTGCAGCCATTTTAGCAAATTGCttagtttttttaatcaagtgCCAACTAAAAGTCTGTTCTGTACAAataaatctataaaaaaaatgactatATCGAGATATAATCAATAGtactgtaataataacaatacactttatttatattgcacttttcaaaacaaagttacaaagtagTTGTACcagaattaaaacatttcaggactgcaaTGAGGCAAATACAATCTGACaattaaaatattacaaaaattgaataaaatacccaacaataatataagataATATGAAGATAAGTGATAGAGGATTCTATCAATATCATCCAGCCCTGGTCCCAGCGTCTAATGTGTGGGATTCAAAATGGTTAATGTAAGCAGGTAGAAGCTGTgacagaaagtaaaaataaaggAATGTAGTCTAACCTTGTAGGAACTGTGTTCTCTCCATGATGGTGTGTTTTCCTCTTGGAGGAGCGTGGTGGGTTGGGAGACGCAGGAGGAGGTCTCTCTCGCTCTGCCTGCCTCAGAGGCTGGAAGGCCGGATGGTTCAAACTCTGCTCTGTCAGATAACGCTCAGTAGGGTTTAGCAGCAACAGGTTCTGATGGGAAAAGACATGCAGGTGGAGAGAACGTATTATAGTTGCTTGTCTCTCAAATTTTCttgataaaaatatttattattgacAAAGACTAACAGGAATATAAGTGGTTAGATTAAGCATGGATAACACATCATGTCCATGTAAATTCCATAATATAGATTTAGAGTTTGAGTACTTAAGAGTATTTCTTGGTATTTTACCTTCATCAGATCCAACATCAAACCACTCAAGATGCCTTGGTACCTTCTCTCCAAAGTCTGAGGATGACTAACTGAGGGAAactagtacacacacacacacacacacacacacacacacacacacacacacactggatcaAATTCATATCCATaatgaacttttttgtggaTTGGAAATTACTATCACGATTTCCAACATGTACAGTAGATGCCACATGCCAGTAAAAAgtagcaaacacacaaactaccaaacacacacagacacacacacacacaaagtcttgTTTGGCCTTCTGGGACATTTTCTCTTGCTGCTAAACTGAACACCAACCACCTATCTCATGAGTCATCCAATCCACTCAGTCATGGTGCTGGGAACACTGCcacgaaagagagagagagagagagagagagagagagagagagagagagagagagagagagagagcgagggaaaGGAGGTAAAAACAGAGACGAGAAAgacaagaggagaaagaagaagcaaagaagaagaacacaAGAGACTATAGAAAGGATGGAAGAGAAAAGTTTCCTACTCTGATTCCATGAAAGCGAGGATTATTGTAGAAGAGTTTCATCTGTTCTGCAGGAAGTGGCCCCAAAACCTTCTGAATGGTGAAGAGCTAGAGATAAAATGAAGCAGCATCATAGACTCCTGCGGTATGAACACCATGTGTATAAACTCTTGAACattctttttaacatttatgaacattttaaaaaggctataaaaatgacataaatagCATCAAAATTCAtacttgaccttggaaacagcagttgacaaaacaatctcacctcaaggtctaTTTAGTGCACACATTTAGAagtgagattgtttttgtttcaaaacaAGTTTGTCAAGAACAAACTTTCAATCCCAACTTTTAAGCCAATGTGGACAAGACGTCCTAAAATTGCtcaaaaaaggaaatgtgaaCATATGTAGTAtgcatttccatgacaactgggcaaactctaTCTGCTGTGATCATGTGACATGATCAAACAGCTATGGAATAACTATATGGATAttgctgctgtcactgttaAAAATGTCTGATTAACTGTAatttctgttgatttttttaatgctttaattgCATTTAAGAGATTACATTCTTCTCTATGAGTTGCATGTGAACATATCtacctttttctttgtttaaacctgcattgatttattttttttgtcctgttgggggcagcagaaacaagctgtaaacaaaaccttgacatattatcaccttaaaaTTTTTTATGGCaaatatgttagcaaacagcggcttatttacacatctagcagttatggagcaacatcagcattcatttgtgtgttgagtgtttgtgtccaccCGATGAACACcaaagtctaatattcactctccttttagctctgttttcctctccacCAACTTCTACAGGACATATAACTGtccctttagctgctaaatgctccactatgtttaccagctagttgctaactttggctgtctgttgtttggtagGGTTCAGTCACTTTTAAGAGTTTGTTGCTTAAAACAGCTGcaggtgagagtgaaccaaaacagtaaaattgcgGGCTGTTTATTTCCATCATTGTGGAGATACAGTGCACTGTTCTAGCAGGGGAAGTGGTGATAATGATGGAAACCTTTTCCATATTGTTTCCataaatttcacatttcacagttGTTGGGATAAAAGATGGGATACATAAATCCATAAAGTCTCATGGTGGCTTGGGCTGAAACTGatgattatttatatttattgattcACCCATTTGCAAATTTTTCAATTAGTGGGTTAGTTGTTTGAGGGACTACAGACAGAGAGTCTTCTATGTCGTATGGATTGTAAAGCCCTCTGGGACAAACTTGAGATTTTGGGCTGTATATAAATACATCTGACTGGacttagtctataaaatgtcagaaaataaggaCAAATGCTGATAGCCAGCCACTGATTTTCGTCTCACAAAGATTCACTGTTAAATGCTCCctttaaaatgtctattttattacattaaaaaaaaaaaaatcaagcccAAACTGGCTCTTTGTCAGGTACAGAGGAaccatttattttgtcttagCTGTTAATCCTCACAATGGAGGAGCTGGAATCTACAAATACTtgccatttttatttgacaaattacTTAAAACGATAAATCGTTACtgattacatttctgttgaaCTTGTTTCATCACTACTTGGGGCTCACCAACCTGATCTATCTCACTTTCCCCTGGAAACAAAGGCTGTCCGTCACTCAGCTCCCCGAGGATACACCCCACCGACCACATGTCCACTGCCTTTCCATAGGGAGCCCTGAGATggatagagaaagagacaaaatgttatttatgtgAAGAATGTCAACAATAGCTTGTGACAACCTTGTCAGTTAGATGGCAGGGGTGGTGATGGTGCAAACGAGAATGTGGATGATAGAGGTGAAAATGAAGTCCCCAAATGAAGAGGAGATGCTTATGAGAATGATGGTGATGACATTATTagtggtggtggagcagtttaATAAAATGATGGATACTGTGTTTCTGATGGAGATGCTCACAAAGAAGATGGTCATTTCTGAGGGAACGGAGCTGAGGAGTCTGGTGAGAAATGGTGAGCGATCTGGcagcagagaagcagaggagCGGTGGTGTTGGAGGGAGAGAGTATTTGAGTGGGCGGCATTCAAACGCTGTCTCAATAAATGTTCCAGGGCATTTACTAAATCAGGCTACAGCAGTGAGGCTAGATGATGTTCAGCTGTCTCTGAGCTAGAATGGACATTCAATGCAGCAAAAGCATCAAAAAGAACataagcaaaaaaacaacaactgccaAACAGAGATTTGATCTCAGGATACGGTGTGTACACGATGGTTCATGTCACAATGTTGTAGCAGGTGAATCATCGCCTCTTTTTGGGGTAAAGAGTAACACCTGTTTCCCAGTGATCTGAGTTAAAACAATGAACATGAAAAAGGAGAACACGGAAATTACACAAAATGGTTTATGGGGACTCAACCTtgtgcacaaagacacacatagaaataaaaaaaggacaatACTTCATTTAACCCTTGTTTTGTTAGCATTGACTTAACTTCCCCATTGTTTGGGGTACTACAGAccccactgctgtatgtgtaaaaataataatagtaattgtaaaatcaattcaaatcaatcaaaacaatttttttcttctcttctgagCTTATTAAAACCCAATATGTAGAAAAGTCTTGACATGGTAACCCTTTCCTTTGCCATAAACTTGGCTTGCACATTTGATGAGGGTGACCAATtttagaccaaaaaaaaaaatttttttttgtccagtgtaATTCTATTAGAGGTTAAACTCtcagttgattaatcgattagtcaatcgacagaaaatatATTGGCAGTGTGTTTGAGATTTTGAAATTGGGATAATGAGAGCCTTGGTATTGGATCGGTACCGTGTATCGACTGATATCCTGAATTCAGGTATTGGAAATGCTTTCAGCAGAGAAAATGATGGCTCCGTGTGTCTGTATCTGATACAATCTTACACAAAAACTCAGAAtagataaaaagataaatgcTGAGAATGATTTGCAACAGCCAACAGAATGAggtccatttctctctctccttgtttctcaCTTAGTCtcctagacacacacatgcacacacacacacacacagactcacacactgacacacacacacacacacacacacacacagacacagactcacacactgacacacacacacacacacacacacacacacacacacacacacacacacagacacagactcaCCCCAGCAGCAGCTCAGGCGAGCGGTACCACCTTGTAGCCACATACTCAGTGTAGTTGGCATCTGTTCCTTCTGACAGGTTACGAGCAAAACCTGAGCCAGAGTAACATGGAAATTAATAAATCATATCACATAGACcagatactgtattttaaaaatccaGTACTCTGGGATAACATGCAGACAAAAGTCCTTCAAATAATGGTATAAATAGCTAATTAGTAAGAATAAAGTACAATCAGCAGTCAAATTGTTTGGACAGCTACAGTAACAACATGGTCATCATCTCGTGTGACCAGACTCTAATTAGTTATGTCACTGCAGGTGGGCTCAGACCATGCTTTAGATAACTGGTGTACAGGGAGTTAATTTTAAGCATGAAAAATCACAATAAACAGAATGCCAGATCCAACAGTGAATAACAAACAAATCTCACCCCAGCTGACTCAGTAGGGCTGCATTAGCCAATTATGCAAAGCTGATTGACCATGTGATTTTGCAAAGACTCATCCAAATGTAGAATACATACCTGGGaaactgtaaaatgacaaaactatgCTGTATCGATACAATGTATTAGTATTTTACAGGGGAAACCGATGCCTACCATTAACCTGACTTTCTTGAAATATACCATTGGCAGATTCATTGTGATAACAATCACAGGAGTACATTTTATAGTGCTGGTTGGCTGCTTCCCAGTGGCAGAATTGATCCTTCTGATACACAACTTACAAGGTGACAAATTAATAGTGGGATTTTTCACAGTGAACTGAGCCAAAGAAACCAAACTGGCCAAAATGAAATCACAGGTATAACTGCAAAAATCACAGATAATTTGTAAGCATTACAATTAATCTGCACATACAAAAGAATGTCTAATAAATCACCAGTAAAAGTTTATTCAGTCTGTTAAACAAATACCTTGATTTTACAAGCAGCTACTTTTATTTGATGATGCAAATGTGCACAGACTGTATGGTTTTACTGCAGAGCACATGTAAATCTCTCGTGACAATATGGCTGTTGTAAAGAACACAAGGAGAAGACCATATACTCACCAAAGTCACAGAGTTTGAGAACATCCTCAGAGCTGATGAGGAGGTTCTCCGGCTTGATATCTGGTAGAGAGACGCAAACAAAAGGCTGTTAACAACATGTTCCAATCGCATCATTATCCTACCATATTCCAATACACTGTTATGAGACATAACCTAAAAACATGACTTCCATCTGCATCTTTGACAAACTAAGTGTGGCTCAGTCTGAGCCCAGCGGGTGCATGGCTGtcgccaggattttagaaattactatattaactgaaaaaacataacaaaacaatagtctttaaaatgttttcattattttgattttacacatattatttattcactctACTGTcttctgtaaatattatttccCTATTTATGTGAATATTTAAAggctgtttcaaagccttctccacactgtcaagaaaaaaatgatGTTAGGGAAAtaattttgtcatatttattgGCCTACAGGTAGTGaaatctatttaaaaataaaaacattgtattCAACCTCTAaattagcctgataatcagaatGACCGTCGTGACCGATCGCTATCTTTCAaaagtagctagctagctttataGGAGGATGATGCCCCTATTGTTAATCCTGCCTACTAAGATATGATTGGTCAATTGTTTCTCTAAGTGGGTGTCAATGGGCACAACAATTGACTTATTTGAGGGCGGTGATACAGAGATCTGGAACTGGGCTAACACctaaatattcaaaatgttttaaattgtagtAACTCCCCACAGGTCACTAAAACCCTAATAGtcccagaaaaaaatactgaggACATGACACCAGTGTCCTGAATGGCCCCTGTTTTatgaaaaatgtgatttgaaGACTCAACCCCACAAAGTGACATTGATATTTTGCATTAGAGACATAAATACGGAAACAAAGATAAACTCCTCACCTCTGTGTACAATCTCATTCTTGTGACACCAGTTGATGGCTTTGATGAGCTGGTAGATGTAGCTGCGGACTTTATCAGGCGGTGCACCGTTGGGCAGTTCCTCTAAGAGCTCCAGCATGTTCTGCAAACCACAAAAAAAGGTACCTGTAGAAAGCTAGGATGTGTAGCAGGTTTAACTGTTTGGTTTGATGAAAGTGTGctttaaaatatgaatgttgATCTCTTTTTTCAAGTACTTCCTAGATAATTCTTACAGTGGGGACTTCTCtccctcttgtttttttttaaaccctgaATGAGGAGGCAAGAGGGGACACCGTGCTAAAATGACTAGagtacagtatgaaaataaaacctgtCATGAAATAAACACTTGGCTGGATACCCTGGCAACACAGTGGGGAATACCATTATTCACCAGCAGCATAGTTCATATGTTGCCATGGTGACGCTTTTTTATGCTTAACTGAGCAGTCTTAACATCCTGAAACTTAAGAGTTCAGATAGAGCAGAATACAGATATGTAATGtaagaatgaaagaatgtaagAATTAATATGTGCTCAGTGAGCGCACACagtgaaataataatgatagtgtCATTAAGCTAACCCTCTCAACATATTCAAAAACAAGGTAGAGTTTCCCCCTCCTGCGAAAAGCCTCCTTCAGCTCGACGATGTTGTCCTGCTTCAGCGTCCGAAGCATCTTCAGCTCTCGAAGGGTCGTCTCCTTGACCTCCTCATTTTCTGTGCAGAAattaaagagacagaaatgatACAGAtgctcttcctctgtctctccctcttttcctccgTCCGCCACTCACCTTCGCTGTCTTTGAACTTCTTAATGGCCACCAGCTCATTGGTGTCCTGTGAAGAAAGGAGGACGTGAGTTGTGTTAAGACTAAAGAAAACAACTTATTGAGTTAAACAAAGGCCTCAGCGACTTTCTAAGATAGGAAGATAGATACTGACACAAAAATGCATAAGACATTAAGATCAAGAACATGAAGAGTAGAAGTAAGAAATAGAAAGTATTTGTAGAAGGAAAGTTGAAAAGGATTTATAAGAGAAATAGCTATTTAAATTCTTTCCTgccatcaaaaaaaaaattgtgccTAAGTTGCCGGCAGTGCCAACACAAGAGCTCATGCTGGTGCTCTCATTTCAATTATTTCACCACAGGGCACTCGCACACGAAAAACAGCATGTCCTTGGCAGAATTAATATGCATCTTCAGCTTCTTGCAGGTTGCTTGATTGACCTTGCTGACTTTCTCAAGCTGGTGTGGTTGCAGATTCAGAGATTTACCGTAGCTTTGTTTCAAAggctgtgctgcagctgaaatgCTACTTGTGATTTTGCTGCAGCTTTTCATAGGGCTCATCATCATCCGATCATCTTGACCTCACAAGTCAAGataatctttatttttggtcttcaaaaaacatcagaaacagGACACTCACACGATAATCacacatattttcatatatCTACTGGCTACATCCATGCTGGAGTCAGGAAGTTGGGTAAAACACAGTGAATACAACCAGACTGAAATCATGCTTTCACCACCCCCTTTTCAGTGgaatatataaagaaatatcAGGCTATAAAATTTGATTTATAATGGGTTTTGAATGCTTAAATGGTTACCCCACTGGTCTGTGTTTAAGCCCAGTGAGAAGCTACAGCAAAAAAGGGAAATATTCTCAAAACTAAAGCAACTAAAGGGATTGAGCTACACAATCTGGACTTTGATGTAGCAGATGTTTTTTTACCAATAAACTGGTGAAGAAGAAATATCTGATTTAAGGTAAGATTACACCGTGTGTATGACCTTTTTAGTGAACAGTACAAAACTTTGGGaggctatactgtatatagactCTGACAACTGAGGATGGAGACTCAAGGTTTTGGAGGGAAAATGCATCATGTTGTTATgatttttcagagaaaaataaaaatcacatacAGACGCAAGTTAGGCAGTGATTCACAGGTGTGTACACAGTCTCTATTGCCTACATACACTGCAGGCATGTCACATACTTCTAATATTGGAGTGGATCCTCTGTGTTTCTAATCTGTGCTGCTCTTTTCTTATGCCACCTACAGTAATTACTTTACTGCTTTAGTCTGAGTTTAAGTTACCGCTACTAGCTACCATTTCTTACTGGAATTCCATGTGTCAAGttttaactaaagctgtcatatGTCTCTAAATGTGTGGTGTgtcataaaaaaatgtgatgagTGTCATGTACAAACATACTTCTAAAAGactcattttattgtttttcagcaaTTTGTGTTCTTTTCTAAATTCTGAAACTGTGAATATATTTGCTGTCATGACAGTTTTGTGCCCACATCCTTGATTAAATGGGAAACACATCCattcaattaattaatgttGGACCCTGAGGCTAGTGTGGGTTAAGACAGTGAGGGAATAACAACATACAGGCCAGTCTCCCTATGTCCTCTGCTACTCTCATGTTCCTCTATTGTCCCTTTGTTTACGGAGGGTCAGCTAACAGAGTCGGCCTCAGTGTGGAGAAGAGGCCATGCGGTGAGGAGCTGCACGCTCTCGCTCACACAAGCCAATTGTTTGACTGAACACGCTTTTTAAATACAAAGCTGTCTGTTTAGAGATTTTCACTGGAGAGACAAATGAATTCAAACAACGTGGATGTACAAATCTAACAACACTTAAGTTTCCAGTGAAGGAAAGTACAGAAATTATAGCAGTATAATATATCAAACTGGGAGATTTACTGTGTTTACcaggcaaaataaaaaacactcataCAGCACGTGTGACATTTCAAGCTCTGTGGCAGCACCTTGCAATGTGCTGATGATGCTTGTGCTCATGTGTGGTGTTCTGACCTCCACTGATTTACCTTTTGAGCCACTGTTAAGTCAGCACACCTAAAAATAGCTTCAGGCTTGCTAATTTTGCTGATGACATGAGCAGGTCCTGATTGTCACATTACACGAAAGAGTAAAGCATgaacatttcactttttttccacaTGAACATCAGCCATGAAtgccatatttttttttatgtcaccGCATATAGTTTTTGCCCTTTCTTTTACTCATGGTCCTGTATTTCACTCATGCTCAGTCTCCCCCTGAAAACCCCTTCTTTtgagtatatgtatatgtatatcttCTTATATGTGTATATGGGTATATgcgtatgtatatgtatgtatgtttgtgtatgcacatgTATAAACACATACGTATATATGAACTTACTGTATTGATGAAATGCTGGACATATATTTGGGGGGAAAGTATTGAAAATTATAGATCACAAAAAATTCAACTTACAGTACAACCAGTTCATGAAAGCTTTTGCATTTTCTGTTGCAAACATGTGTACACAGTGAGGTTTCACTTGAATAACCTGTTAAAGACCTTGGCAGCTACCAATAAAGAGCCCCACCTACATACTTTTGTTAACAGAAAAATCAAGAACACACAAGGAAATCATCATATTGGCATCACTAACTCATTTGGAAGTGATATCTTGCAAGTGAAGTGAGAACTTCACAGGGGTGGATGatataacaataaatacagCAAGATGATATTTATCTGGCAATATTAGATTTAAGTATGACATAAACCATGACAGATGACTTTATCCATATTGCCTGCTCCTGACCACACTGCTGCCATTTTGCTTTTCAGAGATGTAGTCGAGATACAACAGTCAAAAGTTTGCATCTGAAACTGTGACAAAACCTAatttaaaacagaagaaactaacaattattataattactgatTAATATCAGTTATGTTTTGATAATCATCAAATCAAAAGTAactagagcccaaggtgatgtcttcaaatagcttACAATGTTTTACTAACAGTCAAAAACTACCAAAGTATTCAGCTTACAAAGATTTAAAACTAAGAAAATCAAGCAAAACCCCATGTAAGAATCtgtaaccagcaaatgtttagtGTTTTTACTTGACAAACTGCTTACACAATTAACCAGTTGTCAAAGAGtcactgattaattttctgttgataagCTACCGCTAATTAATTAACATGTCACTTCAGCACTACAATAGAGCATAGAGATACTGTATAGGCACAGGAAGCACTGGCTAGCGTGTAGGTTGTGCTATTGTCGCTCCCAAAACACAAATTCAAGATAACACATAAGCctccatacacacacccacatacgcTAATACAACACTTCCATAAAGTGGCAGAACATTGCACAAACTAGCACACATTCGCTCGGCTAATTAAATGTTCCATCAAAGACACACCACACTGTAAAGTATACATCATttacacaggaacacacatttaaaatgcattgcATTTCTTGGTAGTACAGTTGGAGTCACCTGGCTGGGTTTAAGCCTGGTGCTCAGAGTCTCTATGATTCCCTCAACCATATACAGGTCTGTACACTCTTAACAGGGTGACCCATTTACCATCAGCATAGTCTCCATATTCAAtacctccctcttcctctccatcacacacacactcacacgttgcttctctctcactccctctgcCACCCTTTTCTCTTTTGCCCTGCTTCCAGCcgagaaaagtaaaaataactgCTCTCTTGCAGCAAAGCTAAAAAGCTTTT contains:
- the cdkl5 gene encoding cyclin-dependent kinase-like 5 isoform X2, with amino-acid sequence MNKFEVLGIVGEGAYGVVLKCRHKDTNELVAIKKFKDSEENEEVKETTLRELKMLRTLKQDNIVELKEAFRRRGKLYLVFEYVERNMLELLEELPNGAPPDKVRSYIYQLIKAINWCHKNEIVHRDIKPENLLISSEDVLKLCDFGFARNLSEGTDANYTEYVATRWYRSPELLLGAPYGKAVDMWSVGCILGELSDGQPLFPGESEIDQLFTIQKVLGPLPAEQMKLFYNNPRFHGIRFPSVSHPQTLERRYQGILSGLMLDLMKNLLLLNPTERYLTEQSLNHPAFQPLRQAERERPPPASPNPPRSSKRKTHHHGENTVPTRSHTKSTSRRSNSKECSSLPRHGDLHHLSNKSFLNGNKPPPSSLSPTLHPKGQYMSQTLNRSASSNKDLANNNLPHLLSPKEAKGKTEFDFSLGPSPKLPDHGAKYGHSKPSSSRSQQQQQQQQQQQQQQQQASRHTFLEGKTNTLQSGAEKQHGRHAHNMADSAHGSMSSSSKSSASYLSLSKSHSALSDAKSVGNLSDGRLHPDDPNSNATAGVGPGARFFPASCLDLNAPSGPPGPPGSPSARHSDRSGHSPASRSSGNVRMESSTLDSSSRHKSRHKSLAPEEAGAPELLDPGGAGMPSTHTLPSPHESYHYGLGYTSPFSSQQRPQRHSMYVRRERHRPHGVEGGMVGLPAPGQAIPTRASSLQLLSPQLQHRTTLAGHSVSSSREDCTDDMTRSEQSPKDMSHPCAPIKDSTRDNTAAFHTQRSKNEVGMYHDPHGEDGGSSKENRMIFTESMPRRVGSFYRVPSPRPDNSSSFHDGVGQGRGPVVPVVPGDPVAMANHSKRQTAFDWTTAEAMVMNPPEPTKEKEKQGFFRAIKKKKKKTQITDMEDGRNPSIKKSLFPLFSSKNSLKHNSAVKVLPVVASPMVQHQPTAPYPASPVAGNGQEHLSLQRSSKSSSHHSSRRKNRERSRDRDREREQSRDRDRERERERERERERERERERERGRERERVNDWPPDKPVDSHSQSQPLKSLRRLLHLSPSSSNQGQPLPPPPDLRFQAPLPNPPQPSSKVGYSEGRGHVDSRGHPGVGSSAQAKSRKASYPLPGQIESSWHVSALQRAEGAQFTPEQLGIKPGQNGPTFTRASRTRMPNLNDLKETAL
- the cdkl5 gene encoding cyclin-dependent kinase-like 5 isoform X4, whose protein sequence is MNKFEVLGIVGEGAYGVVLKCRHKDTNELVAIKKFKDSEENEEVKETTLRELKMLRTLKQDNIVELKEAFRRRGKLYLVFEYVERNMLELLEELPNGAPPDKVRSYIYQLIKAINWCHKNEIVHRDIKPENLLISSEDVLKLCDFGFARNLSEGTDANYTEYVATRWYRSPELLLGAPYGKAVDMWSVGCILGELSDGQPLFPGESEIDQLFTIQKVLGPLPAEQMKLFYNNPRFHGIRFPSVSHPQTLERRYQGILSGLMLDLMKNLLLLNPTERYLTEQSLNHPAFQPLRQAERERPPPASPNPPRSSKRKTHHHGENTVPTRSHTKSTSRRSNSKECSSLPRHGDLHHLSNKSFLNGNKPPPSSLSPTLHPKGQYMSQTLNRSASSNKDLANNNLPHLLSPKEAKGKTEFDFSLGPSPKLPDHGAKYGHSKPSSSRSQQQQQQQQQQQQQQQQASRHTFLEGKTNTLQSGAEKQHGRHAHNMADSAHGSMSSSSKSSASYLSLSKSHSALSDAKSVGNLSDGRLHPDDPNSNATAGVGPGARFFPASCLDLNAPSGPPGPPGSPSARHSDRSGHSPASRSSGNVRMESSTLDSSSRHKSRHKSLAPEEAGAPELLDPGGAGMPSTHTLPSPHESYHYGLGYTSPFSSQQRPQRHSMYVRRERHRPHGVEGGMVGLPAPGQAIPTRASSLQLLSPQLQHRTTLAGHSVSSSREDCTDDMTRSEQSPKDMSHPCAPIKDSTRDNTAAFHTQRSKNEVGMYHDPHGEDGGSSKENRMIFTESMPRRVGSFYRVPSPRPDNSSSFHDGVGQGRGPVVPVVPGDPVAMANHSKRQTAFDWTTAEAMVMNPPEPTKEKEKQGFFRAIKKKKKKTQITDMEDGRNPSIKKSLFPLFSSKNSLKHNSAVKVLPVVASPMVAGNGQEHLSLQRSSKSSSHHSSRRKNRERSRDRDREREQSRDRDRERERERERERERERERERERGRERERVNDWPPDKPVDSHSQSQPLKSLRRLLHLSPSSSNQGQPLPPPPDLRFQAPLPNPPQPSSKVGYSEGRGHVDSRGHPGVGSSAQAKSRKASYPLPGQIESSWHVSALQRAEGAQFTPEQLGIKPGQNGPTFTRASRTRMPNLNDLKETAL